CAGCAGTTAATAGTTGTTTAATATATTGGAGTTGGAAGAAAGTACTTACGTATTGGCTGATGAGGATGATAGCAATATCATCTCTTGATGAGAATTCCTTGAAAGCATCCTCAATTTGCCTCACGGTTGTCTCTAACAGACAAAaaaagtcaattaatttagaaGAGTAAACTGTAACTACACAACTCTACGAATACAGAAGTTAAGAAAGTTATCTCCTACCAAGACCCTTATGAAACTGACTTGATGGACAAATTCAACTAATTTGATTTTCTATCAAAAGGGATACCATTTTGAGATAATTGACATaacttgataaatatttttgatgatgGGTTATAAAAGCGTACTTGAATCCACGATGAGGTAGTTTGTCTTCCTCCTGATGTCAACATTACCAACTCCAGCCATCAAAAATCCAACTACAGTGTCCTGTACACAAACAATTTACACGTTAGAGAAGATTGCTTAAGGGTTATTATACCAACGTATTGTTTCAAAACAGTTATGTCACTAGTAACACACATAATATCAAGATCCCTTGTTATCAATGATCAAAACAGTTTCTAAGAATAGTTCTAAAGAATAATTCTACTCTTTAATTTGCTGATTCGTTCACCAAAATCCAAAGATAGCAGATCtcagatcaaaaaaaaaaagattacacatttcacaaaacaaatctGTAACCCACAACGCATTAACATAGTTCAGATCACATTCTCATAGATTCAAAGCTTAACCAAATGATCCACATGGATTCAACAGTTCCTAAACGAATCAAACCACGGAAACTGAATCTGATCATATCGATTCCTAACAACAATGAATCAAACAGAAACATATAAGAGAAAAGATGATCTCTTGGTTGACGATTGGTACCTCGTCGGCGATCATAGCGATGAGGGCAGAGTTGCGAGCAGGGATCGAAGCTCTCCCAGCCATTTTGATTCAACTAAAAAATACAGTTAATCGAAATTACGATTAAGAAACCCTAATCGATTCCTGATCTCAGATCGAAGATGGAGAAAAAGATCATTACcttttctctttctctgtttCTCTTCTCGTTCTTCGATTTTGATTTGAAGATTTGGA
The nucleotide sequence above comes from Brassica napus cultivar Da-Ae chromosome A9, Da-Ae, whole genome shotgun sequence. Encoded proteins:
- the LOC106426751 gene encoding V-type proton ATPase subunit F; translated protein: MAGRASIPARNSALIAMIADEDTVVGFLMAGVGNVDIRRKTNYLIVDSKTTVRQIEDAFKEFSSRDDIAIILISQYVANMIRFLVDSYNKPVPAILEIPSKDHPYDPAHDSVLSRVKYLFSAESVSQR